A genomic stretch from Schaalia odontolytica includes:
- a CDS encoding glycosyltransferase family 2 protein, which produces MSPTQRSVGAVLVTRGETPLTQSVLRAIEEQSVAPHSLTIIDVAGRHVTPFPADRVPRGAELVRVGRARNLGDAIKRARAQEAAFSSEQWWWILHDDSAPEPECLGELIRAATVGKTVGAVGVKQISWDGTRLLELGIFATASARRLERVGDDDIDQGQYDGTSDVLGVGTAGLFISAEAYEAVGGFDTALGPFGDGLDLGRRLHLAGYRVIVAPKARVRHARVSLYSGLAAADDTEHYEPTGDVSDGLADGDAATDGSFRKRRYAQMYNWCKAAPSVLLPLLALWLLVWSPARALGRVLTGRTSLAIPELGALLSLIGATPRLLAGRARAARSRTVPRSALRALETAPASLRKEPARVDEDEHGERIDPLIVASMRRYRLRSASVGLVLALVTSLIAAAQWWGTSAGLVGGAWVSMPATWTELWTAAWSAWVPGGDGYAGGADPLAILLALLSAPFAPLGITPGACATFLLVASSPLAAMAAWIPSRALSASLRLRFLVSLAWAFAPALALSGTHGVLAGTLAHIALPVFAAFCAGAPRPLLVAGASGIESAPLQPRGVNAGCAALALVVLSCCAPWTMPVGGIALARRSRRRLIVALPALTLLLPTYGSIVAHPAAWPALASTSGGVHAYTRAPSWMALLGMPAAPSSTLEAIALGVVGGGALVLATVALLRSRSHPVIVAYACALIVSAIAWGASHIGVGIAGAQVASAWASPALSLAFGLLVILSTRVNAVATSRADDDLLAWDASRSFVLRASGGLVAVALLGAASTVSVSAFASRSDADEVPTFTMSQRETVSALSSPIASAVASQAQRSPRAGRILVLEGDPVNDTVNALLWRGNGPSLTTSAPAIHALNLAQARSGAATGTLEDPATASLAQAAYTLVVYPDDGTVQTLAAHDVDTILVPLGASGSAALTSGLDRADGLEKVGDTNSGTVWRVRPGGLPPARVRVESPNGIATPVGSSQLRVDGDVQASGTLVLAERADSGWHAWVDGVALTPVASGDGWSQAFDMPTSGHLTVTYDAWWVIPWRIAAGACLIVACASALSAWRKR; this is translated from the coding sequence TTGAGCCCGACACAGCGCTCCGTCGGCGCGGTCCTCGTCACAAGGGGAGAAACGCCGCTCACCCAGTCCGTTTTGCGGGCCATCGAAGAACAATCGGTGGCCCCGCATTCGTTGACCATCATCGACGTCGCAGGACGTCACGTCACTCCCTTCCCGGCCGATCGAGTTCCCCGGGGCGCCGAACTCGTGCGCGTCGGTCGCGCTCGTAACCTGGGCGACGCCATCAAACGCGCACGTGCCCAGGAAGCCGCTTTCTCCTCGGAGCAGTGGTGGTGGATCCTGCACGATGACAGCGCCCCCGAGCCCGAGTGTCTCGGCGAACTGATCCGGGCCGCCACCGTCGGAAAGACCGTCGGTGCCGTCGGTGTCAAGCAGATCAGCTGGGATGGAACGCGCCTCCTCGAACTGGGTATCTTCGCAACGGCGAGCGCCCGACGCCTCGAGCGCGTCGGTGACGACGATATCGACCAGGGGCAGTACGACGGCACGAGTGACGTTCTCGGCGTCGGAACCGCGGGCCTGTTCATCAGCGCCGAGGCCTATGAGGCCGTCGGAGGATTCGACACCGCACTCGGCCCCTTCGGAGACGGACTTGATCTGGGGCGCAGGCTTCACTTGGCAGGGTACCGAGTCATCGTGGCGCCCAAGGCCCGCGTGCGTCATGCGCGCGTCTCCCTGTACTCCGGCCTTGCGGCTGCTGACGACACCGAGCACTATGAGCCGACGGGTGACGTCTCGGACGGCCTTGCCGACGGCGACGCTGCGACCGACGGATCTTTCCGTAAGCGGCGCTACGCCCAGATGTACAACTGGTGCAAGGCCGCTCCATCCGTCCTTCTTCCCCTCCTGGCCCTGTGGCTCCTCGTGTGGAGCCCCGCCCGCGCCCTGGGACGTGTCCTCACGGGACGGACATCGTTGGCGATTCCCGAGCTCGGCGCACTCCTCTCTCTCATCGGCGCAACCCCACGCCTCCTCGCCGGTCGTGCCCGAGCCGCGCGGTCCCGGACCGTTCCTCGCTCCGCTCTGCGTGCCCTCGAGACGGCTCCCGCCTCGCTGCGCAAGGAGCCGGCGAGGGTTGACGAAGACGAGCACGGGGAACGCATTGACCCCCTCATCGTTGCCTCGATGCGGCGCTACCGTCTCCGTTCCGCCTCGGTCGGCCTCGTCCTCGCCCTCGTGACGTCGCTGATCGCCGCGGCTCAGTGGTGGGGGACCTCCGCCGGCCTCGTTGGTGGAGCGTGGGTGTCGATGCCCGCTACCTGGACCGAGCTGTGGACTGCGGCGTGGTCCGCATGGGTGCCCGGCGGTGACGGATATGCGGGTGGTGCCGACCCCCTGGCGATTCTGCTGGCGCTCCTGAGTGCACCGTTCGCACCCTTGGGAATCACCCCCGGAGCGTGTGCCACCTTCCTGCTGGTGGCTTCCAGCCCGCTTGCAGCCATGGCCGCGTGGATCCCGAGCCGTGCCCTCAGCGCCTCGCTGCGCCTGCGTTTCCTCGTATCGCTCGCGTGGGCCTTCGCGCCCGCACTTGCGCTCAGTGGGACGCACGGTGTCCTCGCGGGGACCCTCGCCCATATCGCGTTGCCCGTCTTCGCCGCATTCTGCGCGGGAGCTCCCCGACCTCTGCTCGTCGCAGGCGCTTCCGGCATCGAGTCTGCGCCCCTGCAGCCCCGAGGCGTCAACGCGGGATGCGCCGCGCTCGCGCTCGTTGTCTTGTCGTGCTGCGCCCCGTGGACGATGCCCGTCGGTGGCATCGCTCTTGCGCGGCGCTCCCGCCGCCGGCTCATCGTCGCCCTGCCGGCGCTGACGCTCCTCCTGCCCACCTACGGCTCCATCGTTGCCCACCCCGCCGCATGGCCCGCGCTGGCTTCTACGAGCGGCGGCGTTCACGCCTACACCCGTGCGCCCTCGTGGATGGCGTTGCTCGGCATGCCTGCCGCCCCCTCGAGCACCCTCGAGGCCATCGCTCTCGGCGTCGTTGGTGGCGGTGCCCTCGTCCTGGCGACCGTTGCTCTCCTCCGCTCGCGTTCGCATCCCGTTATCGTTGCCTATGCCTGCGCCCTCATCGTCTCCGCGATTGCGTGGGGTGCTTCGCACATCGGTGTCGGCATCGCCGGTGCCCAGGTGGCCTCCGCGTGGGCGTCACCAGCCCTGTCCCTTGCCTTCGGGCTCCTGGTCATCCTCTCGACGCGCGTGAACGCCGTGGCAACTTCCAGGGCAGACGACGACCTCCTGGCATGGGACGCCTCCAGGTCCTTCGTGTTGCGAGCCTCGGGTGGCCTCGTCGCCGTTGCGCTCCTCGGGGCCGCGTCCACCGTCAGCGTCTCCGCCTTCGCCTCTCGCTCCGACGCCGACGAGGTCCCGACCTTCACGATGTCGCAGCGCGAGACGGTGTCTGCTCTCTCGTCGCCCATTGCTTCCGCCGTCGCCTCCCAAGCGCAGCGCTCGCCTCGCGCCGGTCGTATCCTCGTTCTCGAAGGAGATCCCGTCAACGACACCGTCAACGCGTTGCTGTGGCGAGGCAACGGCCCCTCGCTGACGACTTCGGCCCCCGCCATTCACGCCCTCAACCTCGCCCAGGCGCGCTCCGGTGCCGCCACGGGCACCCTGGAAGACCCGGCCACTGCCTCGCTCGCGCAGGCCGCCTATACCCTTGTCGTCTACCCCGACGACGGGACCGTACAGACGCTCGCCGCGCACGACGTCGACACGATCCTCGTACCCCTCGGTGCGAGCGGTTCCGCGGCCCTCACATCCGGACTCGACCGTGCCGACGGGCTCGAAAAGGTCGGCGACACGAACTCCGGTACCGTCTGGCGCGTGCGCCCCGGCGGCCTCCCGCCGGCACGCGTTCGCGTCGAATCCCCCAACGGCATCGCGACCCCGGTTGGATCGTCTCAGCTGCGCGTCGACGGGGACGTGCAGGCCTCCGGCACCCTCGTCCTTGCCGAGCGCGCAGACTCCGGATGGCATGCGTGGGTTGACGGGGTCGCACTGACTCCCGTTGCTTCCGGCGACGGCTGGTCCCAGGCCTTTGACATGCCCACCTCGGGGCACCTGACCGTCACCTACGACGCGTGGTGGGTCATTCCGTGGCGGATCGCCGCGGGCGCATGTCTGATCGTTGCCTGTGCCAGCGCACTATCCGCGTGGAGGAAGAGATGA
- a CDS encoding WhiB family transcriptional regulator gives MWNIFGDGPLEWSEDADAAQYARIDGPLAWQQHALCAQTDPEAFFPEKGGSTREAKAVCQACQVREDCLEYALANDERFGIWGGMSERERRRLRRMAG, from the coding sequence ATGTGGAACATCTTCGGTGACGGACCCCTCGAGTGGTCCGAGGATGCCGACGCGGCGCAGTACGCCCGCATTGACGGCCCCCTTGCGTGGCAGCAGCACGCCCTGTGTGCGCAGACGGATCCCGAGGCGTTCTTCCCTGAAAAGGGTGGCTCCACACGCGAGGCCAAGGCTGTTTGTCAGGCCTGCCAGGTTCGCGAGGACTGCCTCGAATACGCGCTGGCTAACGACGAGCGCTTTGGTATCTGGGGCGGTATGTCCGAGCGCGAGAGGCGGCGCCTGCGCCGTATGGCCGGTTGA